In a single window of the Pseudodesulfovibrio profundus genome:
- the lspA gene encoding signal peptidase II, with protein MNRYLKASIWAVAMVIIDQATKLWVTSTMEVWTGKVIIPGLFNLVHVLNRGAAWGFLNSESISWQRPLFIAITFVALGFIFYMLKTAEKNDNWLITGLGLIAGGAVGNLIDRIRTGSVIDFLDFYVGDYHWPAFNIADCALTVGAGCIIFSLIINRHRDTTS; from the coding sequence ATGAATCGGTATCTCAAAGCATCCATATGGGCGGTGGCTATGGTCATAATCGACCAGGCCACCAAACTATGGGTGACTTCAACCATGGAAGTTTGGACAGGCAAGGTAATCATTCCCGGCCTGTTCAATCTTGTCCACGTCCTCAATAGAGGCGCTGCGTGGGGCTTTCTCAACAGTGAAAGCATCAGTTGGCAGCGGCCGCTCTTCATTGCCATTACGTTTGTAGCCCTTGGCTTCATTTTCTACATGCTCAAAACCGCTGAAAAAAATGACAACTGGCTCATTACTGGGCTAGGGCTCATCGCAGGCGGTGCTGTGGGCAACCTCATCGATCGAATCCGTACAGGTTCAGTAATCGACTTCCTCGACTTTTATGTCGGGGACTATCACTGGCCTGCATTCAATATTGCCGACTGCGCCCTCACTGTTGGCGCAGGGTGCATCATCTTCTCATTGATTATCAACCGGCATCGAGACACCACGAGCTGA
- the ileS gene encoding isoleucine--tRNA ligase produces MSDYKKTLLLPKTKFPMKANLKQREPEMLKFWEENKAYDKMVAAGSDENEYVLHDGPPYANGHIHMGTALNKVLKDIVVKSRNLQNEKAQYVPGWDCHGLPIEHKVEQELKKKKKELDTLTIRKICRSYASKWLDTQRNEFKRLGVLGVWDEPYLTMNPEYEAATARELGRFMEREGVVRGKKPIYWCCDCRTALAEAEVEYEDHSSPSIFVRFPMADDNAAKIADIDVSKLYVAIWTTTPWTIPDNMAVAVHPDFDYVIVEVGGEFYVLAEGLLEECSQKFGWEAPKTVATVKGAELEGLKAKHPIYDRESPVVLADYVTLESGTGCVHTAPGHGREDFETGLKYGLEVYSPMNDRGEFLPEVEHFAGLNVWDANPKVIEKLTELGNLLASEEISHSYPHCWRCKEPVIFRATTQWFVGMDENDLRKRSLDAIRNQVEWVPAWGEERIYNMVANRPDWCISRQRNWGVPISALICEDCDETWFDAQWVYDICDKYAQHETGCDYWFEAPIEEIVPEGLTCAKCGGQHWKRETDILDVWFDSGTSYAAVVEQRKETRFPADLYLEGSDQHRGWFHSSLLASVGTRDIPPYKTVLTHGYVVDAEGRKMSKSIGNVIAPQEIIDKYGAEILRMWVSASNYQEDIRISDETLNRLVDAYRRIRNTCRYLLSNLNDFDPKDRVKPEDMLPIDKYALDMVTRHHNVIQNAYKGFEFHKVYHTLHNLCVVDLSSFYLDIIKDRLYVEEENGLKRRSAQTVLWQVLLMLLQDMAPVLSFTAEEAFQNLPNTIKESLDQNDTVFALRFTPDSVEMTSDERAKWETLAAVRGVVNKAIEPKRKDGVVGKSLDASITLYTTEKIRKMVESNEVDSMEFFIVSQVKLEDLASAPEDAFAREEVADVKVGVEPATGEKCERCWRISEELGPDPEFADACPRCTAVLKTLS; encoded by the coding sequence ATGAGTGACTACAAAAAGACCCTGCTCCTGCCGAAAACCAAATTCCCCATGAAAGCAAACCTCAAGCAGCGCGAGCCTGAGATGCTGAAATTTTGGGAAGAGAACAAGGCTTATGACAAAATGGTTGCCGCTGGCAGCGATGAAAACGAATACGTGCTGCACGACGGCCCGCCGTATGCCAACGGCCACATTCACATGGGCACCGCCCTGAACAAGGTGCTGAAGGATATCGTAGTCAAATCGCGCAACCTCCAGAACGAGAAAGCGCAATACGTCCCCGGCTGGGATTGTCATGGTCTTCCTATTGAGCACAAAGTTGAACAAGAACTCAAAAAGAAGAAAAAAGAGCTCGACACACTCACTATCCGTAAGATTTGTCGCTCCTACGCTTCCAAATGGCTGGACACCCAGCGGAACGAATTTAAACGCCTTGGCGTTCTTGGAGTATGGGACGAACCGTATCTTACCATGAATCCCGAATATGAAGCAGCTACTGCTCGCGAACTGGGTCGATTCATGGAACGTGAGGGTGTGGTTCGCGGCAAAAAGCCCATTTACTGGTGCTGTGACTGTCGTACCGCTCTTGCTGAGGCGGAGGTCGAGTACGAAGACCACTCATCCCCCTCCATTTTTGTTCGCTTCCCCATGGCAGACGACAACGCCGCCAAAATCGCGGACATCGATGTCTCCAAACTGTATGTCGCCATATGGACCACCACCCCATGGACCATCCCAGACAACATGGCTGTAGCTGTTCATCCCGACTTTGACTATGTGATCGTTGAAGTTGGCGGCGAGTTCTACGTTCTTGCCGAGGGCCTTCTTGAAGAATGCTCTCAGAAATTTGGGTGGGAAGCTCCGAAGACCGTCGCAACAGTCAAAGGCGCTGAACTTGAAGGCTTAAAAGCCAAGCACCCGATTTACGACAGAGAATCTCCTGTTGTGTTGGCTGATTACGTAACGCTGGAAAGCGGTACTGGCTGTGTCCACACTGCGCCGGGTCACGGACGTGAGGACTTTGAGACCGGCCTCAAGTATGGACTGGAAGTTTACTCTCCCATGAACGATCGAGGGGAATTCCTGCCTGAGGTAGAGCATTTCGCAGGCCTGAATGTTTGGGATGCCAACCCCAAAGTCATTGAGAAGCTCACCGAACTGGGTAACCTGCTTGCATCGGAAGAAATCTCTCACTCCTACCCCCACTGCTGGCGCTGTAAGGAGCCTGTCATTTTCCGTGCGACAACCCAATGGTTTGTCGGCATGGACGAAAACGACCTGAGAAAGCGCTCCCTGGACGCCATCCGCAACCAGGTTGAGTGGGTACCCGCCTGGGGCGAAGAACGTATTTACAACATGGTCGCCAACAGACCTGACTGGTGTATCTCTCGCCAAAGAAACTGGGGTGTCCCCATTTCCGCACTCATCTGTGAGGACTGCGATGAAACGTGGTTCGACGCACAGTGGGTCTACGATATTTGTGACAAGTACGCTCAGCACGAGACCGGTTGCGACTACTGGTTTGAAGCTCCCATTGAGGAAATCGTTCCGGAAGGACTGACCTGCGCCAAGTGCGGTGGTCAGCACTGGAAACGTGAAACCGACATCCTTGATGTCTGGTTTGACTCCGGCACCTCCTATGCGGCCGTTGTCGAGCAACGCAAGGAAACCCGATTCCCGGCAGATCTCTACCTTGAAGGTTCAGATCAGCACAGAGGTTGGTTCCACTCTTCCCTGCTCGCTTCCGTAGGCACCCGAGACATTCCGCCTTACAAAACCGTTCTCACGCATGGATATGTTGTTGATGCGGAAGGCCGCAAGATGTCCAAGTCCATCGGCAACGTTATTGCTCCGCAAGAGATCATCGACAAATATGGCGCTGAAATCCTCCGCATGTGGGTATCCGCTTCCAACTATCAGGAAGATATCCGTATCTCGGATGAAACCCTCAATCGCCTGGTTGACGCATATCGCCGCATTCGCAACACCTGTCGCTACCTGCTGTCCAATCTGAACGACTTTGATCCTAAAGATCGCGTCAAGCCTGAAGACATGCTGCCCATCGACAAGTACGCACTGGACATGGTCACTCGTCATCACAATGTCATCCAGAATGCATACAAAGGTTTTGAATTCCACAAGGTCTACCACACCCTGCACAACCTGTGCGTCGTAGACCTGTCGTCCTTCTACCTGGATATCATCAAAGACCGCCTGTACGTGGAAGAAGAGAACGGCCTTAAGCGCCGCTCTGCCCAGACAGTCTTGTGGCAGGTCCTGCTGATGCTCCTTCAGGATATGGCTCCTGTACTTTCCTTTACAGCAGAAGAGGCATTCCAAAACCTGCCGAATACCATCAAGGAAAGCCTTGACCAAAACGATACCGTTTTTGCCCTGCGCTTCACTCCTGATTCTGTTGAGATGACCAGCGACGAACGCGCCAAATGGGAAACGCTTGCCGCTGTTCGCGGTGTGGTCAACAAGGCCATCGAACCCAAAAGAAAAGACGGTGTTGTCGGTAAATCCCTTGATGCATCCATCACCCTGTACACAACTGAAAAGATTCGTAAAATGGTCGAATCCAATGAAGTTGACAGCATGGAGTTCTTCATTGTTTCTCAAGTAAAGCTTGAAGATTTAGCAAGCGCGCCGGAAGACGCATTTGCCCGTGAAGAAGTCGCAGATGTCAAGGTTGGTGTTGAACCGGCAACTGGCGAAAAATGCGAACGGTGCTGGCGAATCAGCGAAGAGCTTGGCCCTGATCCTGAATTCGCAGATGCATGCCCCCGTTGCACGGCGGTTCTGAAGACACTGTCGTAA
- a CDS encoding PLD nuclease N-terminal domain-containing protein: MIADFSALTSTQWIIIIAIVSLCFSFSAWSILDCWKRIFESTNEKVLWIQICIFVPILGSLAYLFIGRKRGSKNP; encoded by the coding sequence ATGATTGCAGACTTCTCCGCTCTAACCTCCACACAGTGGATCATCATTATTGCCATTGTCTCTTTATGCTTTTCCTTTTCAGCGTGGTCCATACTCGATTGCTGGAAGCGTATATTTGAATCAACGAATGAAAAAGTCCTGTGGATTCAAATATGCATTTTTGTTCCAATATTAGGCTCACTGGCGTATCTTTTCATCGGAAGAAAACGAGGGAGCAAAAATCCATGA
- the epsC gene encoding serine O-acetyltransferase EpsC — protein MTDRDLTLADVVALLVESGDSGPASHRYSEDVPMPSVEILTSIVEDLRTVLFPGYFGTSEITPDTMPYYIGAKLDKIERQLADQINRGYCFVCDKTKTDRCTNCIERSKELARQFITKLPMIRQLLLSDVEAAYDGDPAAKTHGETIFCYPSIRAMTNHRIAHELYKLEVDIIPRIIGEMAHSDTGIDIHPGATIGKSFFMDHGTGTVIGETCVIGDNVRVYQGVTLGAKSFPKGDDERLIKGLPRHPMVEDDVIIYAGATILGRITIGRGAVIGGNVWITRDVPAGAQIVQSRALQQSFIDGGGI, from the coding sequence ATGACGGATAGAGATTTAACGCTGGCAGATGTTGTTGCACTTCTTGTCGAGTCTGGAGATTCCGGCCCTGCCTCACATCGGTACTCTGAAGACGTTCCCATGCCTTCAGTAGAGATATTGACCAGTATCGTTGAAGATTTACGTACTGTATTGTTCCCTGGATATTTTGGAACATCTGAAATAACTCCGGATACGATGCCGTATTATATCGGCGCCAAACTTGACAAGATAGAACGCCAACTGGCTGATCAAATAAACCGTGGATACTGCTTTGTCTGCGACAAGACCAAAACAGACCGCTGCACCAACTGCATTGAAAGATCAAAAGAATTGGCAAGACAATTCATCACCAAACTTCCAATGATCCGACAACTCCTGTTGTCTGATGTCGAGGCCGCCTACGACGGTGACCCTGCGGCCAAGACGCATGGTGAAACCATCTTCTGCTATCCATCGATTCGCGCAATGACGAATCATCGCATTGCGCATGAGTTGTACAAACTCGAAGTGGATATCATTCCAAGAATCATTGGGGAGATGGCGCACTCCGACACCGGCATAGATATTCATCCGGGAGCGACCATTGGTAAATCCTTTTTCATGGACCATGGAACAGGAACCGTCATAGGTGAAACCTGCGTCATCGGAGATAATGTTCGCGTGTACCAGGGCGTCACCCTGGGAGCAAAAAGTTTCCCCAAAGGGGACGACGAGCGACTCATCAAGGGACTGCCGCGGCACCCTATGGTGGAGGACGACGTGATCATTTACGCAGGAGCCACAATACTGGGTAGAATCACAATTGGCCGAGGCGCTGTCATCGGTGGTAATGTCTGGATTACAAGAGATGTTCCCGCCGGAGCACAGATCGTCCAATCACGAGCGCTACAGCAATCGTTCATCGATGGTGGTGGAATCTAA
- a CDS encoding PilZ domain-containing protein, translating to MSDEKRTFSRVPVRLKGYARPMRSLKSSQLFSGDAVEEAPNREELFRNTKLPEDLTNFLLQMDRKMDRILGILSKDNLRDDFPYDIEIMELSAAGVKIRSSQKFAVDSALEIVIVLSQVPVRMAGSKGRVLGIEEETNLYRFEFVDLRGSDMEAIVQYVFKQQREQIRNSKY from the coding sequence ATGAGCGACGAAAAACGAACTTTTTCACGTGTGCCAGTCAGACTGAAGGGGTATGCCCGTCCCATGCGTTCATTGAAATCCTCTCAACTATTCTCTGGGGATGCCGTTGAAGAAGCACCCAACCGAGAGGAACTCTTTCGAAATACGAAACTGCCTGAAGATCTCACCAACTTTCTACTGCAGATGGATAGAAAGATGGACCGGATACTCGGCATACTCAGTAAGGACAACCTCAGGGATGACTTCCCATACGACATTGAAATAATGGAGTTGTCTGCTGCAGGTGTTAAAATCAGGTCTTCCCAGAAGTTTGCAGTGGATAGCGCACTTGAGATCGTCATAGTTCTGAGCCAGGTTCCTGTCCGGATGGCCGGCAGCAAAGGGCGTGTGTTGGGCATTGAAGAAGAAACCAACCTCTATCGTTTCGAGTTTGTAGACTTGCGAGGTTCCGACATGGAAGCAATCGTCCAGTATGTCTTCAAACAACAACGGGAACAAATTCGCAATTCAAAATATTAG
- the cysK gene encoding cysteine synthase A, whose translation MKIAQDMTELVGRTPLVKLNKLSEGLEATLVAKLEFNNPCGSVKDRIAKKMVEEAMADGRINKDTTLVEPTSGNTGIGLAFICAVKGLRLILTMPESMSIERRKLLKGFGAELVLTPAAKGMKGAIAKAESIVAELDNAFMPMQFENISNPAVHRETTAVEIWEDTDGQVDAFVAGVGTGGTVSGVGAVLKNNKPSVHIVAVEPEASPVLSGGEPSPHMIQGIGAGFVPATLNRDVVDEVVTIDNETAFETAKQLIMREGILCGISSGANCAAAIELAKRPEFKGKMIVFIICDTGERYLSTPLFE comes from the coding sequence ATGAAAATTGCACAAGACATGACAGAGCTTGTTGGCCGCACACCTCTGGTCAAGCTGAATAAACTGTCTGAAGGCCTGGAGGCGACACTGGTTGCCAAACTTGAATTCAACAACCCATGTGGGTCTGTTAAAGATCGCATCGCCAAAAAGATGGTTGAAGAGGCCATGGCGGATGGACGGATCAACAAAGACACAACACTGGTTGAGCCAACGAGCGGTAATACCGGAATTGGACTGGCTTTCATTTGTGCAGTCAAAGGGTTGCGACTCATACTGACAATGCCGGAATCCATGTCTATCGAGCGCCGCAAACTGCTGAAAGGGTTTGGCGCGGAACTCGTCTTGACTCCGGCTGCCAAAGGCATGAAAGGAGCCATTGCCAAAGCTGAATCAATCGTTGCCGAACTTGACAACGCATTCATGCCCATGCAGTTCGAAAACATCTCCAACCCTGCAGTACACCGCGAAACGACAGCGGTCGAAATATGGGAAGACACAGATGGACAGGTTGACGCATTCGTAGCAGGAGTTGGTACTGGCGGTACTGTTTCCGGCGTTGGGGCTGTGCTTAAGAATAACAAGCCTTCCGTACACATCGTAGCGGTTGAACCCGAAGCATCCCCTGTCCTTTCAGGTGGAGAACCTTCTCCCCATATGATTCAGGGAATTGGGGCCGGGTTTGTTCCTGCCACACTCAACCGGGATGTTGTTGATGAAGTCGTCACCATAGACAATGAAACGGCATTCGAAACGGCGAAACAGTTAATTATGCGTGAAGGCATTCTGTGTGGCATTTCCTCGGGTGCGAACTGTGCTGCAGCCATCGAGCTGGCCAAACGTCCCGAGTTTAAAGGCAAAATGATTGTATTCATCATATGCGATACTGGCGAGCGCTACCTGAGCACTCCCCTGTTTGAATAA
- a CDS encoding tetratricopeptide repeat protein, with amino-acid sequence MGVHKRQREEENRKDNYIKKSSCYLLVVMALLAGAFIGNTITMLYMGQQRPMQQQANVPQKKQSSAPTADASRLAELEAEAAANPTDFDAWSKLGHYCFDNGLPAKAIVAYKRAIELRPMHVGVWSDLGVMYRRTDQFDKAIDAFQHAASLDPKHIVSRFNMGIVYLHDLNDREAAAKAWKEVLALDPNAKAPNGQPLSELVKGLGL; translated from the coding sequence ATGGGAGTCCATAAGCGTCAACGTGAAGAGGAGAACCGCAAGGACAATTATATCAAAAAGTCCTCGTGCTACCTGCTCGTTGTTATGGCCTTATTGGCTGGAGCATTTATTGGAAACACAATCACCATGCTTTACATGGGACAACAGCGCCCAATGCAGCAGCAGGCTAATGTGCCTCAGAAAAAGCAGTCATCAGCACCTACAGCCGACGCGAGTCGACTGGCAGAACTTGAGGCTGAGGCCGCAGCCAATCCTACCGATTTCGACGCATGGTCGAAACTTGGTCATTACTGTTTTGATAATGGACTGCCCGCCAAGGCTATTGTTGCCTATAAGCGTGCCATTGAGTTGCGGCCCATGCATGTCGGGGTCTGGTCTGATCTTGGTGTAATGTACCGCCGTACCGATCAGTTCGATAAAGCCATTGATGCCTTTCAGCATGCTGCGTCACTTGATCCCAAGCATATCGTTTCTCGTTTCAATATGGGGATAGTCTATCTTCATGATCTGAATGATCGTGAGGCAGCGGCAAAAGCATGGAAAGAAGTGTTGGCTCTTGATCCGAATGCCAAAGCACCAAACGGTCAGCCGTTATCGGAGTTGGTTAAGGGTCTTGGACTGTAA
- a CDS encoding protein phosphatase CheZ, with protein MTGNEELVQEILDKVSADLGNKLKNAISVAVEKEIAENLSQTLLEGEFYRRVNDDLQSGLKQIYREVKAARGGSEIKSIEADIDPEELFSETSDQLDAVLQTTEKAAVDIIEIVENLQELQGSVASIVKGFESGGVTKEDREALKEINNTLGNDLSTIMVTLSFQDLTGQRIKIIINSIRQVEKIVREVMLSTGLMIKQRKEEPQRDFESLSEEAKNKATSTLSGPTADTNQDDVDDLLASLGLD; from the coding sequence ATGACTGGCAACGAAGAACTCGTTCAAGAGATATTGGATAAAGTTTCCGCCGACCTTGGAAACAAGCTCAAAAACGCCATTAGTGTGGCGGTTGAAAAGGAAATAGCGGAGAATCTGTCACAAACACTCCTTGAAGGAGAGTTCTATCGCCGAGTCAACGATGACCTTCAAAGCGGTCTCAAGCAAATCTATCGGGAAGTAAAGGCCGCTCGGGGCGGATCTGAAATCAAGTCTATTGAAGCCGATATCGATCCTGAAGAACTGTTCAGCGAAACATCAGATCAGCTTGATGCCGTACTGCAGACGACGGAAAAAGCAGCAGTGGACATCATTGAGATCGTGGAAAACCTCCAGGAGCTACAGGGCTCTGTCGCTTCAATTGTGAAGGGATTCGAGTCCGGCGGCGTAACTAAAGAGGACAGAGAGGCGCTCAAGGAGATCAACAACACCCTTGGTAATGATTTGTCCACCATCATGGTCACGCTTAGCTTCCAGGACCTTACCGGACAACGCATCAAGATCATCATCAACTCCATCAGACAGGTGGAAAAAATCGTCCGAGAAGTCATGCTATCGACAGGTCTCATGATCAAACAGCGGAAAGAAGAGCCACAACGAGATTTTGAATCCTTGTCCGAAGAGGCTAAAAACAAGGCAACATCTACCCTGTCCGGTCCAACAGCCGACACAAACCAGGATGATGTAGATGACCTCCTCGCCTCTCTCGGCCTTGATTAA
- a CDS encoding tetratricopeptide repeat protein → MTKKINVFSALLLPVLIFSVAGCVTKTDFETLQLERRQDLNRIKQLENELAETKSLLQDEIEQSQTPVRQRTADMWAELQGLRTDIAKLRGNVDTLNIRLDRQVGPAQSDLTLGGLDSQLDEIVFILENELQVDMAKVKKEAAANPGQTTPEGLPEKVTVGEPTPVPATTPPAEDADPAKALYDKAYALYKEGEFEKARSYWAEFTDTFKGHPFSASAFFWQGQCYFKLKDYARAAILFEDVIERFKKSSKYKSALLKAGYCWDYLKKPELAKLRMEQVINQFPKSVEATQAKRFLEKNK, encoded by the coding sequence ATGACCAAAAAAATAAATGTTTTTAGTGCGTTACTTTTACCTGTACTGATTTTTTCTGTCGCTGGCTGCGTCACGAAAACAGACTTTGAAACGTTGCAACTCGAAAGACGACAGGACCTGAACCGTATCAAACAGCTTGAAAACGAGCTGGCTGAAACCAAAAGCCTACTGCAGGATGAGATTGAGCAATCACAAACACCTGTTCGCCAGCGCACAGCCGATATGTGGGCAGAGCTTCAGGGACTGCGTACCGATATCGCGAAACTTCGCGGAAACGTGGATACGCTCAATATCAGACTGGATAGACAAGTTGGTCCGGCTCAGTCTGACCTGACGTTAGGTGGACTTGACAGCCAATTGGATGAAATCGTTTTCATACTTGAAAATGAGCTCCAGGTTGATATGGCCAAGGTGAAAAAAGAAGCGGCGGCGAATCCTGGTCAAACCACGCCCGAGGGTCTCCCGGAAAAGGTTACAGTTGGAGAACCGACTCCAGTCCCTGCCACTACCCCGCCTGCAGAAGATGCTGATCCAGCTAAAGCCCTTTATGACAAAGCATACGCATTGTACAAGGAAGGCGAGTTTGAAAAGGCTCGATCCTACTGGGCTGAATTCACAGATACATTTAAGGGCCATCCTTTTTCTGCCAGTGCCTTTTTTTGGCAGGGGCAGTGCTACTTCAAACTCAAAGATTACGCCCGGGCTGCCATCCTCTTTGAAGACGTCATTGAACGGTTCAAAAAGAGTTCAAAATACAAATCGGCCCTTTTGAAAGCCGGGTACTGCTGGGATTATTTGAAGAAGCCTGAACTTGCCAAACTTCGCATGGAACAGGTCATCAACCAATTCCCCAAGTCTGTGGAAGCAACCCAGGCGAAGCGGTTTTTGGAAAAAAACAAATAA
- the nifS gene encoding cysteine desulfurase NifS yields MKTIYMDNNATTQVDPAVFEEMKPFFTELYGNPSSMHRFGGQVGVKLKEARESVAALLGCDVDEIIFTSCGSESDNTAIRSALNAQPNKRHIITTRVEHPAILSLCKFLEKKEGYAVTYLGTDEHGRLDLDEYRQAFRDDTAIVSVMWANNETGNIYPVEEMAKIAKEHGVFFHTDAVQAVGKIPVDLKSSAIDMLSLSGHKLHAPKGVGALYVRKRLPFRPFLIGGHQERSRRAGTENTTGIIALGKACQLALENMEAENTIVKNLRDKLEKGLLETIPDSILNGDKDNRLPNTSNISFGYVEGEAILLMMDQVGICASSGSACTSGSLEPSHVLRAMGVPFTFAHGSIRFSLSRFNTEEEIDFVLETMPKLIENLRKLSPFSAEKELPTQN; encoded by the coding sequence TCTTTACTGAGCTGTATGGGAACCCTTCTTCGATGCACCGCTTCGGTGGCCAGGTGGGTGTCAAACTCAAAGAAGCCCGTGAAAGCGTTGCAGCACTGCTTGGTTGCGATGTGGATGAAATCATATTCACCTCATGCGGATCGGAATCGGATAACACGGCGATCCGTTCTGCTCTCAACGCACAGCCTAATAAAAGACATATCATCACGACTCGCGTTGAACACCCCGCTATCCTGAGCCTTTGCAAATTCCTCGAAAAGAAAGAAGGGTATGCAGTAACCTATCTGGGAACAGACGAACACGGACGGCTCGACCTTGACGAGTACCGTCAGGCATTCCGCGATGACACTGCGATCGTTTCTGTAATGTGGGCAAACAATGAAACCGGAAACATCTATCCGGTCGAAGAAATGGCAAAAATCGCCAAAGAACACGGCGTATTCTTCCACACGGACGCCGTTCAAGCTGTGGGCAAAATCCCCGTTGATCTAAAGAGTTCTGCTATCGACATGCTTTCGCTGTCAGGTCATAAGCTCCACGCCCCTAAGGGCGTAGGCGCACTGTACGTCCGCAAACGCCTGCCCTTCCGCCCTTTTCTGATTGGTGGTCACCAGGAGCGTAGTCGACGTGCGGGTACCGAAAATACAACCGGTATCATCGCTTTGGGCAAAGCCTGCCAGCTAGCTCTGGAAAACATGGAAGCCGAAAACACCATCGTCAAGAATCTTCGAGACAAGCTGGAAAAAGGGTTGCTGGAAACCATACCTGATTCAATCCTCAATGGAGACAAAGACAACCGACTCCCGAACACTTCAAACATTTCATTTGGGTATGTTGAAGGTGAAGCTATTCTCCTTATGATGGATCAGGTGGGCATATGCGCCAGCTCCGGTTCCGCGTGCACATCTGGCAGCCTGGAACCTTCCCACGTTCTTCGGGCCATGGGAGTTCCGTTTACCTTTGCTCATGGCTCCATTCGTTTCAGCCTCAGCCGCTTCAATACGGAAGAGGAGATAGATTTTGTCCTTGAGACCATGCCAAAGCTCATCGAAAATCTGCGTAAGCTTTCTCCCTTCTCTGCCGAGAAAGAACTGCCGACCCAAAACTAG
- a CDS encoding NIL domain-containing protein, translating into MKEVIKGFRKIVYLTFPPESSGRPIVSNLARLFDLNINILKADISPRHEGTMTLEFTGLEEDFHKGIAYLKENGIRITPVAHKIFRDEESCIHCGMCTAMCPTDALILEMSDRTVLFDVEKCSACGMCTRVCPVKAMTLDLEDNN; encoded by the coding sequence ATGAAAGAAGTGATTAAAGGTTTTAGAAAAATAGTATATCTTACTTTTCCGCCAGAGTCGTCCGGACGCCCTATCGTGTCCAACCTTGCGCGTTTGTTTGACCTGAATATCAACATATTGAAGGCCGACATCAGCCCAAGACATGAAGGGACCATGACCCTGGAATTCACCGGTCTTGAGGAAGATTTTCATAAGGGCATTGCCTACCTCAAGGAAAATGGAATTCGCATAACCCCTGTTGCACATAAGATTTTCAGAGATGAAGAATCCTGCATTCATTGTGGTATGTGCACAGCAATGTGCCCCACTGACGCTCTCATTCTGGAAATGAGTGACAGAACAGTCCTGTTCGATGTGGAGAAATGTTCTGCTTGTGGCATGTGTACGCGAGTTTGTCCGGTCAAAGCGATGACACTGGATCTCGAAGACAACAATTAA